From a region of the Odocoileus virginianus isolate 20LAN1187 ecotype Illinois chromosome 19, Ovbor_1.2, whole genome shotgun sequence genome:
- the ZNF292 gene encoding zinc finger protein 292 isoform X1, whose product MICNLESEGDEKSALVLCTAFLSRQLQQGDMYCAWELTLFWSKLQQRVEPSIQVYLERCRQLSLLTKTVYHIFFLIKVINSETEGAGLATCIELCVKALRLESTENTEVKISICKTISCLLPDDLEVKRACQLSEFLIEPTVDAYYAVEMLYNQPDQKYDEENLPIPNSLRCELLLVLKTQWPFDPEFWDWKTLKRQCLALMGEEASIVSSIDELNDSEVYEKVADYQEERKDSSVNGGIGANSGLLRDICDEKQKKREIKQLRERGFISARFRNWQAYMQYCVLCDKEFLGHRIVRHAQKHCRDGVYSCPICAKSFNSKETFVPHVTLHVKQSSKERLAAMKPLRRLGRPPKITATSENQKTHAVAKQEQRPIKKNSLYSTDFIVFNDNDGSDDETDDRDKSYEPEVVPVQKPVPVNEFNCPVTFCKKGFKYFKNLIAHVKGHKDNEDAKRFLEMQSRKVICQYCRRHFVSVAHLNDHLQMHCGSKPYICIQMRCRAGFNSYAELLTHRKEHPVFRAKCMFPRCGRIFSEAYLLYDHEAQHYNTYTCKFTGCGKVYRSQSELEKHLEDHSTPEKVLPPEDQLNSARDSVQPSRVSQSAEGNSEKERSMLPSENSVENTIPADRSDAWDKSKAESPVTKQDQISASELGQTDGALPNGLGNTATTPLLQASEVAVSIKVSLNQRIEENFGKQENSAVESAGESLVTNLHTPVENACNDLCHTDFQERKEQDCFNETQITQNSLVASEALKIDGITTQNLERQVSNLMTFSVQNQTGFQNSLPTPKFECGGNVKTSSSLYNLPLKTLESITFVPPQPNLSNSLGTPSVPPKAPVQKFSCQVEGCTRTYNSSQSIGKHMKTAHPDQYAAFKMQRKSKRGQKANNLNTPNNGKFVYFLPSQVSSSNNAFFTPQTKASGTPACSDQAQHVTSPILPAHLASVSAPLLPSVESVINPNIPSQDKNEQGGGLLCSQMGNLSSTTLPAQMEDLTKTVLPLNIDSGSDPFLPLPAESSSVSLFPSPADSGTNSVFSQLENNTNHFSSQIEGNTNSSFLKGGNGENAVFPSQVSVANDFSGTGAQQPGPEKVKKDRGRGPNGKERKPKHNKRAKWPAIIRDGKFICSRCYRAFTNPRSLGGHLSKRSYCKPLDGAEIAQELLQNNGQPSLLASMILSTNAVNLQQPQQSAFSPEACFKDPSFLQLLAAENRSSTFLPNTFPRTGVTSFNTSVSQEGSEIIKQALETAGIPSTFEGADALPHVPTGCVSDAAQVNATVMPNPPVPTLLQTVCHPSPLLTGQNGTPNPKASSMEECSSLPVFPTNDLLLKTVENGLCSGSFPSSSRPSQNFTGSSSRVSVISGPQNTRSSHLNKKGNSASKRRKKVTPPLIAPNTPQNLVTSDLTAMGLIAKSIEIPTTNLRSTVIPNCEPQGLVENLTQKLNNVDNQLFMTDVKENFKTSLESHTVLAPLTLKTENGDSQMMAVNSCTPSINSDLQISEDNVIQNFEKTLEIIKSAMNSQILEVKNGSQGIGETSQNAQINYNIQLPSVNTVQNNKLSESSQFPSFIGVMPTKSSIPQCEVLHKEDQMQEILEGLQKLKLENDLSTPAPHCVLINTSVTLTPTPVKSIANVTVVQPVSEIISSIQFSDRVSKPFVCQNQGCNYSAMTKDALFKHYGKIHQYTPEMILEIKKNQLKFAPFKCVVPTCTKTFTRNSNLRAHCQLVHHFTTEEMVKLKIKRPYGRKSQSENSSAPRITQVKRQLALTEENKREFQPALELGAMKENTLSSIAVIPEKQLLEKKSPETTESSSQVIAVTSEQCNTNPLANVQTKGRKVRRHKKEKEERKRKKPVSQSPEFPTRYSPYRPYRCVHQGCFAAFTIQQNLILHYQAVHKSDLPAFSAEAEEESEAGKESEEIETKQTVKEFRCQVSDCSRIFQAITGLIQHYMKLHEMSPEEIESMTASVDVGKFPCDQSECKSSFTTYLNYVVHLEADHGIGAKGSKTEEDGIYKCDCEGCDRIYATRSNLLRHIFNKHNDKHKAHLIRPRRLTPGQENISSKANQEKTKSKLRGTKYRSGREGVKMPKTKRKKKNNVENKTAKIVQIEENKPYSLKRGKHVYSIKARNDALSECTSRFVTQYPCMIKGCTSVVTSESNIIRHYKCHKLSKAFTSQHRNLLIVFKQCCSSQFKETCEQEVEKTGVKDSDTGVSESSDNARIAAVPQKEVVKNEKDEVDELTELFITKLINEDNTSTETQPQTPSNVSNDFKENDPCQPEKQKTGNLKRVNKEKNVSQNKKRRVERAEPAPAVELGSTQKEEETAVAIQTTEERPASFDWSSFKPMGFEASFLKFLEESAVRQKKNTDRDHPSSGSKKGSHSNARRNVDKTAVTSGNHICSCKESETFVQFANPTQLQCSENVKIVLDKTLKDCTELVLKQLQEMKPTVSLKKLEVHSNDPDVSVVKDISVGKATGRGQY is encoded by the exons ATGATCTGTAACTTAGAATCTGAGGGTGATGAAAAAAGTGCTCTTGTCTTATGTACTGCATTTTTATCACGTCAGCTTCAACAGGGAGATATGTACTGTGCTTG ggaaCTCACTCTCTTTTGGAGTAAATTACAGCAGAGAGTAGAACCATCTATTCAAGTGTACCTAGAAAGATGTCGTCAACTTTCTTTGTTAACCAAGACagtatatcacattttcttcctGATTAAAGTTATTAATTCAGAG ACTGAAGGAGCTGGACTTGCCACTTGTATAGAGTTATGCGTAAAAGCTCTTCGCCTGGAATCTACAGAAAATACTGAAGTGAAAATATCTATCTGCAAGACCATTTCATGCTTGTTGCCTGATGATCTGGAAGTTAAACGTGCTTGTCAACTGAGTGAATTTCTTATTGAGCCTACAGTAGATGCATATTATGCTGTGGAAATGTTGTATAACCAGCCAGACCAGAAATATGATGAAGAGAATCTTCCAATACCAAATTCCCTACGCTGTGAGCTCTTACTTGTATTGAAAACTCAGTGGCCCTTTGATCCAGAATTCTGGGATTGGAAAACTTTAAAACGACAGTGTCTTGCATTAATGGGAGAAGAAGCATCCATCGTGTCTTCAATAGATGAATTAAATGACAGTGAGGTTTATGAGAAAGTAGCAGACTaccaggaagagaggaaagactCTTCTGTGAATGGTGGAATTGGTGCTAATTCTGGCCTCCTTAGAGACATTTGTgatgaaaagcagaaaaagagagagataaagcaGTTGAGAGAGAGGGGATTCATATCGGCTCGGTTCAGGAATTGGCAAGCCTACATGCAGTATTGTGTGCTGTGTGACAAAGAATTCCTCGGCCACCGAATCGTGCGGCACGCTCAGAAGCATTGCAGAGACGGGGTTTACAGCTGCCCCATATGTGCAAAGAGCTTTAACTCGAAGGAGACCTTTGTCCCTCATGTCACGCTGCATGTTAAACAGTCAAGTAAAGAGAGACTGGCAGCTATGAAGCCACTGAGAAGGTTGGGAAGGCCTCCTAAGATCACAGCTACCAGCGAGAACCAGAAGACACATGCTGTGGCCAAGCAGGAGCAGCGGCCCATCAAGAAGAACAGCCTCTATTCCACGGACTTCATAGTGTTTAATGACAACGACGGCTCGGACGACGAAACTGATGACAGAGACAAATCTTACGAGCCAGAGGTGGTCCCGGTCCAGAAACCAGTACCGGTTAATGAGTTCAACTGCCCTGTCACATTTTGTAAAAAGGGctttaagtactttaaaaatttaattgctcACGTAAAGGGACATAAGGATAATGAAGATGCCAAGCGCTTTCTTGAAATGCAGAGCAGAAAAGTTATTTGCCAGTACTGCAGGCGGCACTTTGTAAGTGTCGCTCACCTGAATGACCACTTGCAGATGCACTGTGGCAGCAAGCCGTACATCTGCATACAGATGAGGTGCAGGGCCGGCTTCAACAGCTACGCAGAGCTCTTAACCCACCGCAAGGAGCACCCGGTCTTCAGGGCGAAGTGCATGTTTCCTCGGTGTGGCCGAATCTTCTCAGAAGCGTATTTACTGTATGACCATGAAGCACAGCATTATAACACCTACACATGTAAGTTCACAGGCTGCGGCAAAGTTTACCGTTCTCAGAGTGAGCTTGAGAAGCATCTGGAAGATCACAGTACTCCTGAAAAAGTGCTGCCTCCTGAAGACCAACTTAACTCAGCCAGAGATTCTGTTCAGCCTTCCAGAGTGAGTCAGAGTGCAGAAGGGAACTCTGAGAAAGAAAGATCCATGCTTCCTTCAGAAAATAGTGTTGAAAACACCATCCCAGCTGATAGAAGTGATGCTTGGGATAAAAGCAAGGCAGAATCACCTGTGACCAAACAAGACCAGATTTCTGCTTCGGAGCTCGGGCAGACTGATGGAGCACTGCCAAATGGTTTAGGAAACACGGCTACCACTCCTCTGCTTCAGGCCAGTGAAGTAGCCGTGTCCATTAAGGTGTCCCTCAATCAGCGGATCGAGGAGAACTTCGGGAAGCaagaaaactcagctgtggaAAGCGCTGGTGAATCACTGGTCACCAACTTACATACACCAGTTGAAAATGCTTGTAATGATTTGTGTCACACAGATTTCCAGGAGAGAAAGGAACAGGATTGTTTCAATGAAACCCAGATTACTCAGAATTCTTTAGTGGCCTCAGAAGCCCTCAAGATAGACGGCATAACCACACAAAACTTAGAAAGACAAGTGAGCAATCTGATGACCTTTTCTGTGCAAAACCAGACAGGGTTTCAAAACAGTTTACCAACTCCCAAGTTTGAATGTGGAGGTAATGTTAAAACATCATCCAGTCTTTATAATTTACCTCTGAAGACGCTGGAAAGTATCACATTTGTTCCACCACAGCCCAACCTCAGTAATTCTTTAGGAACTCCATCAGTGCCTCCAAAAGCGCCAGTTCAGAAATTCAGTTGCCAGGTTGAGGGATGTACTCGAACTTATAACTCTTCACAGAGTATTGGGAAACACATGAAGACGGCACACCCCGACCAGTATGCAGCATTCAAAATGCAACGCAAGAGCAAAAGGGGTCAGAAAGCTAACAATTTAAATACACCAAATAATGgcaagtttgtttattttttgccatcGCAGGTGAGCAGCTCTAATAACGCATTTTTTACACCACAGACCAAAGCCAGCGGGACTCCTGCCTGTTCTGATCAGGCGCAGCATGTCACATCACCCATCCTCCCAGCTCATTTAGCGAGTGTGTCCGCTCCACTGTTGCCCTCGGTGGAAAGTGTCATAAATCCAAATATACCTTCTCAGGATAAGAATGAACAAGGTGGTGGTCTGTTATGTTCCCAGATGGGGAATTTATCTAGCACCACCTTGCCAGCACAAATGGAAGACCTAACCAAAACGGTTTTGCCTTTGAATATTGACAGCGGCTCAGACCCTTTTCTTCCGTTACCTGCGGAAAGCAGCTCCGTGTCTCTCTTCCCTTCACCAGCAGACAGTGGGACTAACTCTGTTTTCTCCCAActggaaaataatacaaatcatTTTTCTTCGCAGATCGAAGGAAATACCAATTCCTCCTTTCTAAAGGGAGGGAATGGTGAGAATGCAGTTTTTCCTTCACAAGTCAGTGTTGCAAATGACTTCAGTGGCACTGGTGCCCAACAGCCTGGACcagaaaaagtgaagaaagacCGCGGGCGGGGCccaaatgggaaagaaagaaaacccaagcACAACAAAAGGGCTAAATGGCCGGCGATCATCAGAGATGGGAAATTTATCTGTAGCAGGTGTTACAGGGCTTTCACCAACCCCAGATCTCTGGGTGGACACTTGTCTAAGCGATCTTACTGTAAACCACTGGATGGGGCAGAAATTGCTCAAGAACTTCTACAGAATAATGGGCAGCCTTCTCTTCTTGCCAGCATGATTCTCTCCACAAATGCAGTAAACTTGCAGCAGCCACAACAGTCTGCATTCAGTCCAGAAGCATGTTTTAAAGATCCGTCATTCCTGCAACTTCTTGCTGCTGAAAACCGCTCCTCAACATTTTTACCAAATACGTTTCCTCGGACTGGTGTGACTAGCTTTAATACAAGTGTTAGTCAGGAGGGGAGCGAAATCATCAAGCAGGCTTTGGAAACAGCTGGCATCCCCAGTACGTTTGAGGGCGCCGATGCGCTCCCTCACGTCCCCACAGGCTGTGTCTCCGACGCAGCACAGGTGAACGCGACAGTGATGCCAAACCCACCTGTGCCAACCCTGCTGCAGACCGTGTgccaccccagccccctgctgaCAGGCCAGAACGGGACCCCAAACCCCAAAGCTTCCTCCATGGAGGAGTGCAGCAGTTTGCCTGTTTTCCCAACAAATGACTTACTACTGAAGACTGTTGAAAATGGTTTGTGTTCTGGTTCATTCCCTAGTTCTAGCAGGCCATCACAAAATTTTACCGGTAGCAGTTCACGCGTTTCAGTTATAAGTGGTCCTCAGAACACAAGGTCTAGTCACTTAAATAAGAAGGGAAACAGTGCTtctaagagaagaaagaaagttaCTCCTCCACTAATTGCCCCTAATACTCCCCAAAACTTGGTAACAAGTGACTTGACAGCAATGGGACTTATAGCAAAGAGCATTGAGATACCAACTACTAACCTTCGTTCCACTGTAATTCCCAATTGTGAACCTCAGGGTTTGGTGGAAAATCTAACACAGAAATTAAATAATGTTGACAATCAGTTGTTTATGACTGATGtgaaagaaaacttcaaaacCAGTCTTGAGTCCCATACAGTGTTAGCTCCTTTaaccttaaaaactgaaaatggtGATTCCCAAATGATGGCTGTGAATTCATGCACACCTTCAATAAATTCTGATTTGCAGATCTCTGAAGACAATGTCATACAAAActttgaaaagactcttgaaattaTTAAAAGTGCTATGAATTCTCAAATACTTGAGGTAAAAAATGGATCTCAGGGTATTGGTGAAACATCACAGAATGCTCAAATAAATTATAACATTCAGCTTCCTTCAGTAAACACTGTACAAAATAATAAGTTATCTGAGTCGTCTCAGTTTCCCTCCTTCATAGGTGTCATGCCAACAAAAAGTAGCATTCCTCAGTGTGAAGTATTACATAAGGAGGATCAAATGCAGGAGATTTTAGAAGgcttacagaaattaaaattagaaaatgacctGTCCACTCCAGCACCCCACTGTGTACTGATAAATACATCAGTGACACTGACTCCCACTCCTGTGAAATCAATTGCAAATGTCACAGTTGTTCAGCCAGTTTCTGAAATTATAAGCAGCATTCAGTTTAGTGACAGAGTTAGTAAACCCTTTGTGTGTCAGAACCAAGGGTGCAATTACAGTGCGATGACAAAAGATGCCCTGTTTAAGCACTATGGGAAAATTCATCAGTACACTCCAGAGATGATTCTTGAAATTAAGAAGAATCAGCTCAAGTTTGCTCCATTTAAATGTGTAGTACCTACATGTACGAAGACGTTTACAAGAAACTCTAATCTTCGGGCACACTGTCAGTTGGTACATCATTTTACAACAGAAGAAAtggtcaaattaaaaataaaaagaccttaTGGAAGGAAATCTCAGAGTGAAAATTCATCAGCCCCACGAATTACGCAAGTAAAAAGACAGCTAGCTCtgacagaggaaaataaaagggaattcCAGCCCGCTTTAGAATTGGGAGCAATGAAAGAAAACACCCTCAGTAGTATAGCAGtgatcccagaaaaacaacttctagaaaaaaaaagtcctgaaacAACAGAAAGTTCTTCTCAAGTGATTGCAGTTACTTCAGAACAATGTAATACAAATCCTCTAGCAAATGTGCAAACCAAAGGACGGAAAGTTCGGagacacaaaaaggaaaaggaggagaggaaacGCAAGAAGCCCGTTTCTCAGTCTCCTGAGTTTCCCACGAGATACAGTCCCTACAGGCCTTACCGCTGTGTTCATCAGGGCTGCTTTGCTGCCTTCACGATACAGCAGAACCTGATTCTGCATTACCAGGCTGTGCACAAGTCAGATCTGCCTGCATTTTCTGCAGAGGCTGAAGAAGAGAGTGAAGCTGGTAAAGAGAGTGAAGAAATTGAGACGAAACAAACTGTGAAAGAATTTCGGTGTCAGGTGAGTGACTGTTCCCGAATTTTCCAAGCAATTACTGGCCTAATACAACACTACATGAAGCTTCACGAGATGTCACCTGAAGAAATTGAAAGTATGACCGCTTCTGTGGATGTTGGGAAATTTCCATGTGATCAGTCAGAGTGTAAATCTTCATTTACAACATATTTGAACTATGTTGTTCATCTTGAGGCAGATCATGGAATCGGGGCCAAGGGAAGTAAAACTGAAGAAGATGGCATATACAAATGTGACTGTGAAGGCTGTGACCGAATATATGCAACCCGGTCTAATCTCCTCCGGCACATTTTTAATAAGCATAATGACAAACATAAAGCTCACCTCATCCGGCCGCGAAGATTAACACCTGGTCAGGAAAATATATCAAGCAAAGCAAACCAAGAAAAGACAAAGTCTAAACTCCGGGGGACAAAATACAGATCTGGAAGGGAAGGAGTCAAAATGCCGAAGACCAaacgaaagaaaaaaaataatgtggaaaACAAGACTGCAAAGATTGTGCAGATTGAAGAAAATAAGCCTTACTCTCTGAAACGTGGAAAGCATGTATATTCTATAAAGGCTAGAAATGATGCCTTGTCTGAGTGTACGAGCAGATTTGTCACCCAGTATCCATGTATGATAAAGGGGTGTACATCAGTTGTTACAAGTGAAAGCAATATAATCAGACATTATAAATGCCATAAGTTATCTAAGGCATTTACATCACAACACCGCAATCTCCTCATTGTCTTCAAACAGTGCTGCAGCTCACAGTTCAAGGAAACTTGTGAGCAGGAAGTTGAAAAGACTGGTGTGAAGGATTCTGACACAGGTGTATCAGAGAGCAGTGATAATGCAAGGATAGCTGCAGTTCCACAGAAGGAagttgtgaaaaatgaaaaagatgaagtGGATGAACTAACAGAATTATTTATTaccaaattaataaatgaagaCAACACAAGTACGGAGACCCAGCCTCAGACCCCGTCAAATGTAAGTAATGACTTTAAGGAGAATGACCCCTGccagccagaaaaacaaaaaacaggtaaTTTGAAGAgagttaataaagaaaaaaacgtCTCCCAAAATAAAAAGAGGAGAGTTGAAAGGGCTGAGCCAGCCCCAGCAGTTGAATTAGGCAGcacacagaaggaagaagagactgCTGTCGCCATTCAGACCACTGAGGAGCGCCCTGCGTCTTTTGACTGGAGCTCATTTAAACCAATGGGCTTTGAGGCGTCCTTCCTCAAATTCCTGGAGGAGTCTGCAGtgagacagaagaaaaatacCGACAGAGATCATCCCAGTAGTGGGAGTAAAAAAGGATCCCATTCAAATGCAAGGAGAAATGTCGACAAGACTGCTGTGACTAGTGGAAATCATATATGTTCttgtaaagaaagtgaaactttTGTACAGTTTGCCAATCCAACACAGCTTCAGTGCAGTGAGAATGTAAAAATTGTTCTAGACAAGACTCTGAAAGATTGCACTGAGCTTGTCTTAAAGCAGCTTCAGGAAATGAAACCTACCGTCAGTCTGAAAAAACTTGAAGTACATTCAAATGATCCAGATGTGTCTGTTGTGAAAGACATCAGTGTGGGCAAAGCTACAGGGAGAGGGCAATACTGA